GCAGGGCCACTAGGCAAACTTGGCTGTGAGAGTGATTTATGTGTGGCCCTTCAACACTGCCTTGACATTGCTGTAACTTCAGTCACCTGGACTCCTATGTTTGAGGCTCAGCTACTCTGGTACTGAGATTTTAAGTAATATAGGTTGCATATGTGAGTTCCATGGAGAACAAAAGTCAACAGACATTTGCCAATGACATTTTAGATGGTGAGCAGTCAAAAAGAGGTTCGTGTTCTGAGGACCCATCTCCAACAGATCCTGAAGTGTCATCATCTCCTTCACCTGCAAATAATTCTATTCTCTCTATACCTACTTCTCAAAGAGATTGCTTGCCTATTCCTTCTAGTACACCCTCAGGTTACTCAAATATGTTCagtgagaaaacaatttttgatgCCAAGGATGACACATTTTCTGTTAAGAATAACTATACCATGCAGGGAACAAGTGGCACTAATGATATGTTTGACAGGTTGAGGTCCAAGTCAGGAATTGAAGCTTTCTACCAAGCTTTACTGGATAAAGATACAGGAAGGATACTAGAATGTGTAAAACAAGGTGTTAGTGTCAATGTCATTTTTGATGATGAATTATCAAACCTTCAGCCTGGACATAAAGGACTAAGAGCACTTCATATTGCCGCCCAGCGAGCTAAAGACAGTCTGCCAGTCATGCAGTATCTTGTGGATCTTGGCGCAGATGTCCGTTTACGAAGCAGGAGTGGCGATACACCTTTGCATACAGCCGCCAAACATGCAAGCATTTCAGTCATCaagtttttattgcatttctGCCCAGATTTGAAAGACTGCACTAACAACCAACAGCTTACTGCTTTGATGAAAGCCATCTTCAAATACGAGTTTGCATGGCGAGGCCGCTATCAAGAGAGTGTAAAACTGCTTCTGGAGGCTGGATGCAACCCGAACATCAACCCAGTCTCCGGAATTAGTCCACTGCATCTTGCTGTTCAGAAGCATGATAAAATTCTAGTGCAGATGCTTGTAGATCATGGGGCTGACGTCAATGCAATGTGCAAACAGGGCACCTCTCCTCTTCTGCAAGGTCTCCTGTGTAAGCAAGTACA
This is a stretch of genomic DNA from Pomacea canaliculata isolate SZHN2017 linkage group LG3, ASM307304v1, whole genome shotgun sequence. It encodes these proteins:
- the LOC112559862 gene encoding ankyrin-3-like, translated to MENKSQQTFANDILDGEQSKRGSCSEDPSPTDPEVSSSPSPANNSILSIPTSQRDCLPIPSSTPSGYSNMFSEKTIFDAKDDTFSVKNNYTMQGTSGTNDMFDRLRSKSGIEAFYQALLDKDTGRILECVKQGVSVNVIFDDELSNLQPGHKGLRALHIAAQRAKDSLPVMQYLVDLGADVRLRSRSGDTPLHTAAKHASISVIKFLLHFCPDLKDCTNNQQLTALMKAIFKYEFAWRGRYQESVKLLLEAGCNPNINPVSGISPLHLAVQKHDKILVQMLVDHGADVNAMCKQGTSPLLQGLLCKQVHEESLRILVAAKADVNIHTVTGLSALHLAVTRCDKECVEDFLRAGADPNMPDTKLVTPLWRAVEENNARLVPLLVQYGGNINYVLPSQQLSLLSRAVQEQSVNMTGLLLQLGASVRMATVRGETPLTIAVDRPGDACIPIVKLLLGANSDLDSLSYARNPLEPLTPVQVAFEHGNAEVVRLLIRAGCRVPMSWMYQHSTLPVIKSKPELLAWIVKYVSEVPPLTHLTRLMLRRYLGSDLLEAVQELKRNEIPEKIADFLLLKDLTGPTSSS